In the genome of Bradyrhizobium arachidis, one region contains:
- a CDS encoding M56 family metallopeptidase has protein sequence MIATLAEAALRSLVLGGVVWFGLYLFRVRNPHVHMTAWIVVLLASLAMPFVMHWPTLTITRLPLPMPMPDDVAPVDISMLETPQPALAMPAGAAVVAPPGSGFSINWWLVATIVYAGVAGLLLLRLAIGLCLTWRLARAAQPVSAAAMIGADVRVSRDVGGPVTFGSTILVPPQFAAWDAKKRLAVLAHEGAHVANCDFYILLLASLNRAVFWFSPFSWWQLARLAELAEIISDAEAIEVIDDRLSYAEILLDFASTVKPRPVELAMARASTVRARVERIIAAAAMPVAVGWRKRLWIAAAIVPAVIVSAGMIAYRSPDPAPVAADTGEVPAQHYRPFVNFYAMGPSSVFAIFREGDEVYGQLTGQRRLRLTVGSDGTASYAASSGEITFQLEAERRSSELMLRMNGRDIRAVRVAEMPTAAADSAALDQYVGWYRVAPNRVLTVRRDGDRLQVQETVQGRAALLAEGADVFSIHGDNLLIFLRDEQAKVSRVLVQNAVFGARLAPRIDASVAQAIEADFARRVAEVPDRFREQVPVAGGKDLILRGIEDLRRGTPNYDRMSAPLAAKIHRQLNETQATFAALGAVESLFFRGVGPGGYDIYGAKFENGTAEFRLLLEPDGKVGDVLFRADGNDELGGIVPCAEEASVRGRAGTSPIRIMLYNEMGDDIQVFNLDASGNRRMQSLVRPNATWAATTTVNNPWVIADKAGRCMEILVPGRQTRFHNVEASNLGARPGRAARRAVPIANGEEMLRRYIESVGKGQPDYEHMTPEVADITRQQLPFDQAILARLGALRAVSFRGVTALDSDIYVAQFANGSAEWRIGVRNGTITKIALGPNF, from the coding sequence ATGATCGCAACTCTGGCGGAGGCGGCGCTGCGCTCCCTTGTGCTGGGAGGCGTCGTCTGGTTCGGTCTCTATCTTTTTCGCGTGCGCAATCCACACGTCCACATGACGGCGTGGATCGTCGTGCTGCTGGCATCGCTGGCGATGCCTTTCGTGATGCATTGGCCGACGCTGACCATCACGCGGCTGCCTCTGCCGATGCCCATGCCGGACGATGTCGCCCCAGTTGACATCTCGATGCTGGAGACGCCGCAGCCAGCCCTGGCAATGCCAGCGGGCGCCGCCGTCGTGGCGCCGCCTGGAAGCGGGTTCTCGATCAATTGGTGGCTGGTCGCCACCATCGTCTATGCCGGCGTCGCCGGCCTGTTGCTGTTGCGGCTCGCCATCGGCCTTTGCCTGACCTGGCGCCTGGCGCGGGCGGCGCAGCCCGTGAGCGCCGCGGCCATGATCGGAGCCGACGTGCGCGTCAGCCGCGACGTCGGCGGTCCTGTCACCTTCGGCTCGACCATCCTGGTGCCGCCGCAATTTGCAGCCTGGGATGCGAAGAAGCGTCTCGCGGTGCTCGCGCATGAAGGCGCGCATGTTGCCAATTGCGATTTCTACATCCTGCTGCTGGCTTCGCTCAACCGCGCAGTGTTCTGGTTCAGCCCGTTCTCGTGGTGGCAGCTCGCGCGCCTCGCCGAGCTCGCCGAGATCATCAGCGACGCCGAAGCGATCGAGGTGATCGACGACCGCCTGTCCTATGCCGAAATCCTGCTGGATTTCGCCAGCACCGTGAAGCCGCGGCCGGTGGAGCTCGCGATGGCGCGCGCCTCGACCGTGCGCGCCCGTGTCGAGCGCATCATCGCGGCAGCCGCGATGCCCGTCGCCGTCGGCTGGCGCAAGCGGCTGTGGATCGCGGCGGCGATCGTGCCGGCCGTGATCGTCTCCGCGGGCATGATCGCCTATCGCAGCCCCGACCCTGCGCCCGTCGCCGCGGACACCGGCGAGGTGCCGGCCCAGCATTACCGTCCCTTCGTCAATTTCTACGCCATGGGGCCGTCTTCCGTGTTCGCGATCTTCCGCGAGGGCGACGAGGTTTACGGTCAGCTTACCGGGCAGCGCAGACTGCGCCTGACGGTTGGCAGCGACGGCACCGCGTCCTACGCGGCTTCGTCCGGCGAGATCACGTTCCAGCTCGAGGCGGAGCGCCGCTCGTCCGAGCTGATGCTGCGCATGAACGGCCGCGACATCCGCGCGGTTCGCGTCGCCGAAATGCCGACGGCGGCGGCCGATTCCGCAGCGCTCGATCAATATGTCGGCTGGTACAGGGTCGCGCCGAACCGCGTGCTCACCGTGCGCCGCGACGGCGATCGTCTCCAGGTACAGGAAACCGTGCAGGGCCGGGCGGCGCTCCTCGCCGAGGGTGCCGACGTCTTCTCGATCCACGGCGACAATCTGCTGATCTTCCTGCGCGACGAGCAAGCCAAGGTCTCGCGGGTTCTGGTCCAGAACGCGGTCTTCGGCGCGCGGCTTGCGCCGCGGATCGACGCGTCGGTGGCGCAGGCGATCGAGGCCGATTTCGCGCGCCGTGTCGCGGAAGTTCCGGATCGCTTCCGTGAGCAGGTCCCGGTCGCCGGCGGCAAGGACTTGATCTTGCGCGGGATCGAGGACTTGCGGCGCGGCACGCCGAACTACGATCGCATGAGCGCGCCGCTGGCTGCCAAGATCCATCGTCAGCTCAATGAAACGCAGGCGACGTTCGCAGCGCTCGGTGCAGTCGAGTCGCTCTTCTTCCGCGGCGTCGGCCCCGGCGGCTACGACATCTATGGCGCGAAGTTCGAGAACGGCACGGCGGAATTCCGCCTGCTGCTCGAGCCCGACGGCAAGGTCGGCGACGTGCTGTTCCGGGCCGACGGCAATGACGAGCTCGGAGGCATCGTGCCTTGCGCGGAGGAAGCGAGCGTGCGCGGCCGCGCCGGTACCTCGCCGATCAGGATCATGCTCTATAACGAGATGGGCGACGACATCCAGGTCTTCAATCTCGATGCGAGCGGCAATCGCAGGATGCAGAGCCTCGTCAGGCCCAACGCGACCTGGGCCGCGACCACCACCGTGAACAATCCCTGGGTGATCGCCGACAAGGCGGGGCGGTGCATGGAGATCCTGGTGCCGGGCCGACAGACCCGCTTCCACAATGTCGAGGCGTCGAACCTCGGCGCGCGTCCGGGCCGCGCGGCACGCCGCGCCGTTCCGATCGCCAATGGCGAGGAGATGCTGCGCCGTTACATCGAGAGCGTCGGCAAGGGCCAGCCTGACTACGAGCACATGACGCCGGAGGTCGCCGACATCACGCGTCAGCAGCTGCCGTTCGACCAGGCGATCCTGGCGCGGTTAGGTGCGCTGCGCGCGGTCTCCTTCCGCGGCGTCACCGCGCTCGACAGCGACATCTATGTCGCCCAGTTCGCCAACGGCTCGGCGGAATGGCGTATCGGCGTCAGGAACGGCACGATCACCAAGATCGCGCTCGGGCCGAATTTCTAG
- a CDS encoding BlaI/MecI/CopY family transcriptional regulator: MDDRLPELGDLEREVMQLVWAHGPVTAEIVRERLSRRLKESTVRTVLRRLEEKGYANHTVDGRTYVYTAAEPRAKVAAKAVQRIVDWFCNGSIEEVLVGMVDNAMLDQQQLRTLADQVAKAKKARGVKKE, from the coding sequence ATGGACGATCGTTTGCCCGAACTGGGAGACCTCGAGCGCGAGGTCATGCAATTGGTTTGGGCCCATGGTCCTGTCACGGCCGAAATCGTGCGTGAGCGGCTGTCGCGGCGCCTGAAGGAGTCGACCGTGCGCACCGTGCTGCGCCGGCTCGAGGAAAAAGGCTATGCTAACCACACCGTGGACGGACGGACCTATGTCTACACCGCCGCCGAACCACGCGCGAAGGTCGCGGCCAAGGCCGTGCAGCGCATCGTCGACTGGTTCTGCAACGGCTCGATCGAGGAGGTCCTCGTCGGCATGGTGGACAATGCGATGCTCGACCAGCAGCAGCTGCGCACGTTGGCCGACCAGGTGGCCAAGGCGAAGAAGGCGAGGGGAGTGAAGAAAGAATGA
- a CDS encoding NAD-dependent malic enzyme, with amino-acid sequence MTLLRDPLLNKGTAFTEAERAALGLRGLLPPCVLTMETQAERVLTNLRTLPTDLEKYVALNALHDRNEALFFRVVVDNIDEIQPIIYTPTVGLACQKYGLIFQRPRGMFISSRDRGQIAEILKNWPYPAQLIVVTDGERILGLGDLGANGMGIPVGKLSLYSACAGVHPEQCLPIVLDVGTNNEELLNDPYYLGLRERRLTGEAYDSFVDEFMQAARKTFPGVLIQFEDFANHSAFKLLHKYRDDACVFNDDIQGTAAVALAGLFSALRVSGGKLRDQRILFLGAGEAATGIADLVVSAMMAEGATEADALRRNWLVDSRGLVVGGRDGLHGHKLRYAHAGQAPIADFLTAIKTLKPTAIIGVAAVGGAFTPDVLKAMAELNEQPIVFALSNPTSKAECSAEDAYRYTEGRALFACGSPYDPVKLSGRTFVPRQGNNSYIFPGVGLGVIASRSRLVTDEMFMAAAHTLADCVGKEDLAQGSLYPALPRIREVSARIAAAVADVAYQRGLAEGPAPNDVKALVQSQMYEPAY; translated from the coding sequence ATGACGCTGCTGCGCGATCCCCTGCTCAACAAGGGCACCGCCTTCACCGAAGCGGAGCGCGCGGCGCTCGGCCTGCGCGGCTTGTTGCCGCCCTGCGTGCTGACGATGGAGACGCAAGCCGAGCGCGTGCTCACCAACCTCCGCACCCTGCCGACGGACCTCGAAAAATACGTCGCGCTGAACGCGCTGCATGACCGCAACGAGGCGCTGTTCTTCCGCGTCGTCGTCGACAACATCGACGAGATCCAGCCGATCATCTACACGCCGACGGTCGGGCTCGCCTGCCAGAAATACGGCCTGATCTTCCAGCGGCCGCGCGGCATGTTCATCTCCTCGCGCGATCGCGGCCAGATCGCGGAGATCCTGAAGAACTGGCCCTATCCGGCCCAGCTGATCGTCGTCACCGACGGCGAGCGCATCCTTGGCCTCGGCGATCTCGGCGCCAACGGCATGGGCATTCCGGTCGGAAAACTCTCGCTCTATTCCGCCTGCGCCGGCGTGCACCCCGAGCAATGCCTGCCGATCGTGCTCGACGTCGGCACCAACAATGAAGAGCTCTTGAACGATCCCTATTATCTCGGTCTGCGCGAGCGGCGGCTCACGGGCGAGGCCTATGACAGCTTCGTCGACGAGTTCATGCAGGCTGCGCGGAAGACGTTCCCGGGCGTGCTGATCCAGTTCGAGGATTTCGCCAATCACTCCGCGTTCAAGCTGCTGCACAAATACCGGGATGATGCCTGCGTCTTCAACGACGACATCCAGGGCACCGCGGCGGTGGCGCTCGCGGGCCTGTTCTCGGCGCTGCGTGTCTCCGGCGGCAAGCTCAGGGATCAGCGAATCCTGTTCCTCGGCGCGGGCGAAGCGGCGACCGGCATCGCCGATCTCGTGGTCTCCGCCATGATGGCGGAGGGCGCAACGGAAGCCGACGCGCTCCGCCGCAACTGGCTGGTGGATTCCCGCGGCCTGGTCGTTGGCGGCCGTGACGGCCTTCACGGCCACAAGCTGCGCTATGCCCATGCGGGCCAGGCGCCGATCGCCGACTTCCTCACCGCCATCAAGACGCTGAAGCCGACGGCGATCATCGGCGTTGCCGCGGTCGGCGGCGCCTTCACGCCCGACGTGCTCAAGGCGATGGCCGAGCTCAACGAGCAGCCGATCGTGTTCGCGCTCTCCAACCCGACCTCGAAGGCCGAATGCTCGGCGGAGGATGCCTACCGCTACACCGAGGGCCGCGCGCTGTTCGCCTGCGGCAGCCCGTATGATCCGGTGAAGCTGAGCGGCCGCACCTTCGTGCCGCGCCAGGGCAACAACTCCTACATCTTCCCGGGCGTCGGTCTCGGCGTCATCGCCAGCCGTTCGCGCCTGGTGACGGACGAGATGTTCATGGCGGCCGCCCATACGCTCGCCGACTGCGTCGGCAAGGAGGACCTCGCGCAAGGCAGCCTCTACCCGGCGCTGCCCCGCATCCGCGAGGTCTCGGCGCGGATTGCGGCGGCTGTGGCCGACGTTGCCTATCAGCGCGGGCTCGCGGAGGGACCGGCGCCGAACGACGTCAAGGCGCTGGTGCAGTCGCAGATGTACGAGCCGGCGTACTGA
- a CDS encoding tripartite tricarboxylate transporter substrate-binding protein encodes MRGLWAGLRGHVIVICALIGCASWTAPASAQPFPSRPITLVVPFAAGGPTDTLARILSERIAAELHATVVVENVAGASGSIAGARVARATPDGTTITIGHWGTHVLNGAIFKLPYDLLADFEPVATIAMGTQLIVGRKSLEANNLKEMIAWLKANSGKATAGTAGAGTGAHVAGVFFKEKTGTDFQFVPYRGAGPAMIDLVAGQIDIMFDQASNSLPQYKNGAIKAFAVTSPTRLVSAPDIPTVDEAGLPGLYISYWHGIWAPKNTPKDIVTKLNAAIVTVLADPAVKQRFTELGQEIPPSDQQTPAALAAFQKAEIEKWWPIVKAADIKPE; translated from the coding sequence ATGCGGGGGCTGTGGGCCGGATTACGCGGTCATGTGATCGTCATCTGCGCGCTGATTGGATGCGCGTCGTGGACCGCGCCAGCGAGTGCGCAGCCATTCCCGTCGCGTCCCATCACCCTCGTCGTGCCGTTCGCGGCTGGCGGCCCGACCGATACGCTGGCGCGGATCCTGTCGGAGCGGATCGCCGCCGAGCTGCACGCCACGGTCGTGGTCGAGAACGTCGCCGGCGCCTCCGGCAGCATCGCCGGTGCCCGCGTCGCGCGCGCGACGCCTGATGGTACGACCATCACCATCGGCCATTGGGGCACGCATGTGCTCAACGGCGCGATCTTCAAGCTGCCCTATGATCTGCTCGCCGATTTCGAGCCGGTGGCGACCATCGCGATGGGCACGCAGCTCATCGTTGGCCGCAAGTCGCTCGAGGCCAACAATCTGAAAGAGATGATCGCCTGGCTGAAGGCCAATTCCGGCAAGGCCACCGCCGGCACGGCCGGTGCGGGCACCGGCGCGCATGTCGCCGGCGTGTTCTTCAAGGAGAAGACCGGCACCGATTTCCAGTTCGTGCCCTATCGCGGCGCAGGGCCCGCCATGATCGATCTCGTCGCCGGCCAGATCGACATCATGTTCGACCAGGCCTCGAACTCGCTGCCGCAATACAAGAACGGCGCGATCAAGGCCTTTGCGGTGACCTCGCCGACACGGCTTGTCTCCGCGCCTGACATCCCGACCGTCGACGAGGCGGGGCTGCCCGGTCTCTACATCTCCTACTGGCATGGCATCTGGGCACCGAAGAACACGCCGAAAGATATTGTCACAAAGCTCAACGCGGCGATCGTCACGGTTCTTGCGGATCCCGCCGTCAAGCAGCGCTTCACTGAGCTCGGGCAGGAGATTCCGCCGTCCGATCAGCAGACGCCCGCGGCACTCGCGGCGTTCCAGAAGGCCGAGATCGAGAAATGGTGGCCGATCGTCAAGGCCGCGGATATCAAGCCGGAATAG
- a CDS encoding mechanosensitive ion channel domain-containing protein has product MSHKLAPAVLAALFLAISSFCGAHAEPAAPAANQAAALSPDEAKRALETLQDDKKRAQMIDTLRAIANASGPQQPAPEQKSPIPLSADGLGAQLLLTVSEQIGDISREIASVARTLTHFPAFYYWIVRTANDPAAYNLLIEIAWKLALVLGCALAAEWVIFRLIRRPVAFLEGRVPHTARLPVQALPIADPPSSVADVTPAPELQKRRHSLARVWQLLLRLPFVLGRLLLELLPVFVFIGVATALLGTEIGDPVTVRFVILAVVNAYAFSRGLICVVRALAGPFGLFPVRAETAAYIEIWARRIVGVGVSGIAFANVALLLGLHRAGYAALLRMVMLVVHLFVVVIILQCRRQVADSIRAPADRQGIAARLRNRIAAGWHYLAIALDLALWAVWALNIRNGYSLLLQYFVGTIVVALITRVAIMVTLSLIDRGFRIRPEILQRFPGLEVRANRYLPLLRRIVSGVIAFIGFVAVLEVWGVDAIVWFYGGQIGNRLISAVVTIGLAVFIAAAIWEASNALLDRQINSLSRDGHYARAARLRTFQPMLRTALLCLIATVVGLTALSEIGVNVAPLLAGAGIVGIAIGFGSQKLVQDLITGLFLLLENTVQVGDTVSVSGLSGVVENVSIRTIRLRAGDGAVHIVPFSAVTTITNASRGAGNASVSVNVAYKEDTDRAGQILKDIVDEMRREPEFRAAIRGDLDLWGIDKVDGAMVSIVGQIRCTEAGRWPVQREFNRRMKLRFQQHGIEIASPVQTILMQIAPPADSAANLTPRRAAG; this is encoded by the coding sequence GTGTCGCATAAGCTTGCCCCGGCGGTCCTCGCCGCTCTCTTCCTCGCGATCTCGTCTTTCTGTGGCGCCCACGCCGAGCCGGCTGCTCCGGCCGCCAACCAGGCGGCCGCGCTGTCGCCTGACGAGGCGAAGCGCGCGCTGGAGACGCTCCAGGACGACAAGAAGCGCGCGCAGATGATCGACACGTTGCGCGCGATCGCGAACGCATCCGGCCCACAGCAGCCCGCGCCCGAGCAGAAGTCGCCGATACCGCTCTCGGCGGACGGTCTCGGCGCGCAACTCCTGCTCACAGTGTCGGAGCAGATCGGCGACATCTCGCGCGAGATCGCCAGCGTGGCGCGGACGCTGACGCATTTCCCCGCGTTCTATTACTGGATCGTGCGCACCGCCAACGATCCCGCCGCCTACAATCTCCTGATCGAGATCGCCTGGAAGCTTGCATTGGTGCTCGGCTGCGCGCTTGCGGCGGAATGGGTGATCTTCCGCCTGATCCGGCGTCCGGTGGCATTCCTCGAGGGGCGCGTGCCGCATACCGCGCGCCTGCCGGTGCAGGCGCTGCCGATCGCCGATCCGCCATCGTCGGTGGCCGACGTGACGCCGGCGCCTGAATTGCAGAAGCGACGCCATAGCCTGGCGCGGGTCTGGCAATTGCTGCTGCGGCTGCCCTTCGTGCTCGGCCGCCTCCTGCTCGAGCTGCTTCCGGTGTTCGTCTTCATCGGCGTCGCGACCGCCTTGCTCGGCACCGAGATCGGCGATCCCGTCACGGTCCGCTTCGTGATCCTTGCGGTCGTCAACGCCTATGCATTCTCGCGCGGGCTCATCTGCGTGGTCCGCGCGCTGGCCGGGCCATTCGGCCTGTTTCCGGTGCGCGCCGAGACCGCGGCCTATATCGAGATCTGGGCACGCCGCATCGTCGGCGTCGGCGTCTCTGGCATCGCCTTTGCCAATGTGGCGCTGCTGCTCGGGCTGCACCGCGCCGGCTACGCCGCGCTGCTGCGCATGGTGATGCTGGTCGTGCATCTCTTCGTCGTCGTCATCATCCTGCAATGCCGCCGCCAGGTCGCCGATTCCATCCGTGCGCCGGCCGACCGGCAGGGCATCGCTGCGCGCCTGCGCAACCGCATCGCTGCCGGCTGGCACTACCTCGCCATCGCGCTCGATCTCGCATTGTGGGCGGTGTGGGCGCTCAACATCCGCAACGGCTATTCGCTGCTGCTGCAATATTTCGTCGGCACCATCGTGGTGGCGCTGATCACCCGCGTCGCCATCATGGTGACCTTGAGCCTGATCGACCGCGGCTTCCGCATCAGGCCGGAGATCCTCCAGCGTTTTCCGGGCCTCGAGGTCCGCGCCAACCGCTATCTGCCGCTGCTGCGCAGGATCGTCTCCGGCGTGATCGCCTTCATCGGCTTCGTCGCCGTGCTCGAAGTCTGGGGCGTCGATGCCATCGTCTGGTTCTATGGCGGTCAGATCGGCAACCGGCTGATCTCGGCCGTGGTGACGATCGGCCTGGCCGTGTTCATCGCGGCAGCCATCTGGGAAGCCAGCAACGCACTGCTGGACCGCCAGATCAACTCGCTGTCGCGCGACGGGCACTATGCCCGTGCCGCGCGCCTGCGCACCTTCCAGCCGATGCTGCGAACTGCCTTGCTCTGCCTGATCGCCACCGTCGTCGGCCTCACCGCGCTGAGCGAGATCGGCGTCAATGTCGCCCCGCTGCTGGCCGGCGCCGGCATCGTCGGCATCGCGATCGGCTTCGGCTCGCAGAAGCTGGTGCAGGATCTCATCACCGGCCTGTTCCTGCTGCTGGAGAACACGGTCCAGGTCGGCGACACCGTCAGCGTCTCGGGGCTCTCTGGCGTCGTCGAGAACGTCTCGATCCGCACCATCCGCCTGCGCGCCGGCGACGGCGCCGTGCACATCGTGCCGTTCAGCGCGGTCACCACCATCACCAATGCCAGCCGCGGCGCCGGCAACGCCTCGGTCAGCGTCAATGTCGCCTACAAGGAGGACACCGACCGCGCCGGCCAGATCCTCAAGGACATCGTCGACGAGATGCGGCGCGAGCCGGAGTTTCGCGCGGCGATCCGCGGCGATCTCGATCTGTGGGGCATCGACAAGGTCGACGGCGCCATGGTGTCGATTGTCGGCCAGATCCGCTGCACCGAGGCCGGCCGCTGGCCGGTCCAGCGCGAGTTCAACCGCCGCATGAAGCTGCGCTTCCAGCAGCACGGCATCGAGATCGCGTCCCCAGTCCAGACCATCTTGATGCAGATCGCGCCACCTGCGGATAGTGCCGCCAATCTGACGCCGCGGCGGGCGGCTGGATAA
- a CDS encoding polyphosphate kinase 2 family protein, with amino-acid sequence MSKKPSKSLAQELDRYITPFRYDGSGKFHLKDYKTNEKGDLDKEKAQEILDANKKRLVEFQEKLYAQDRWSLLIVFQAMDAAGKDSAIKAIFEGINPQGCEVTAFKAPSSNELDHDFLWRHVVALPERGHIGIFNRSHYEECLVTRVHPEILAKEKLPEKLVTKNIWKERFEDISAFERYLARNGTVVLKFFLNLSKDEQRDRFLDRLEIPSKQWKFSMDDIKERALWPRYQAVYQDIVRHTSTPHAPWYVVPADHKWFARVVIGSVINAALEKLDLRFPRADKASLEEFKAVRKALEKEGKGGKK; translated from the coding sequence ATGAGCAAGAAGCCGTCCAAATCGCTCGCCCAGGAACTTGACCGCTACATCACGCCCTTCCGTTACGACGGATCGGGCAAGTTTCACCTCAAGGACTACAAGACCAACGAGAAGGGCGATCTCGACAAGGAGAAGGCGCAGGAGATCCTCGACGCCAACAAGAAGCGGCTGGTCGAATTCCAGGAGAAGCTCTACGCTCAGGACCGCTGGTCGCTGCTGATCGTGTTCCAGGCCATGGACGCGGCCGGCAAGGACAGCGCCATCAAGGCGATCTTCGAGGGCATCAATCCGCAGGGCTGCGAGGTCACCGCCTTCAAGGCGCCGAGCAGCAATGAGCTCGACCACGATTTCCTCTGGCGGCACGTCGTCGCGCTGCCCGAGCGCGGCCATATCGGCATCTTCAATCGCTCGCATTACGAGGAATGCCTGGTGACGCGCGTGCACCCGGAGATCCTCGCCAAGGAGAAGCTGCCGGAAAAGCTCGTGACCAAGAACATCTGGAAGGAGCGGTTCGAGGACATCTCCGCCTTCGAGCGTTACCTGGCGCGCAACGGCACCGTGGTGCTGAAGTTCTTCCTCAACCTCTCCAAGGACGAACAGCGCGACCGTTTTCTCGACCGGCTGGAGATTCCGTCCAAGCAGTGGAAGTTCTCCATGGACGACATCAAGGAGCGCGCGCTGTGGCCGCGCTACCAGGCGGTGTATCAGGACATCGTCCGCCACACGTCGACGCCGCACGCGCCCTGGTACGTCGTGCCGGCCGACCACAAATGGTTCGCGCGCGTCGTGATCGGCTCGGTGATCAATGCTGCGCTCGAAAAGCTCGACCTGCGCTTCCCGCGCGCCGACAAGGCTTCGCTCGAGGAATTCAAGGCCGTACGCAAGGCGCTGGAGAAGGAGGGCAAGGGCGGCAAGAAGTGA
- a CDS encoding branched-chain amino acid ABC transporter permease, with translation MTGQGRLAAWGIGLAALVALPFVYRDPYHLHILVLILIWSFAYTSWSMMGRFGLVSLGHGGFMGIGAYVTALLWNHLGLSPWIGIPISMVAAGALALIVGYPCFRFRITGHYFVLVTLALSGIVLQVITATRDYTGGSLGYTPNRASGNKLLALQFDDKTTWYLIALAVWLFGIVAWHWVDRSMARYALEAISEDEDAAAAAGVNVTAEKLKITLLSALMTALAGAIYCQYQMFITPDTVSGIAVSLQMVFAAIVGGLFVSLGPTFGAIITILLAETLRIGFGTKAVGWDNLVYGVLLVLFIIFLPKGILGSLLDRLKPQRKVPRAHEQEAVQIARPGT, from the coding sequence ATGACGGGGCAGGGGCGTCTCGCCGCATGGGGGATCGGACTGGCGGCGCTGGTCGCGCTGCCGTTCGTCTATCGCGATCCCTATCATCTGCACATCCTGGTGCTGATCCTGATCTGGTCGTTCGCCTATACGTCGTGGTCGATGATGGGACGGTTCGGCCTGGTCTCGCTCGGCCATGGCGGCTTCATGGGGATCGGCGCCTATGTCACCGCGCTGTTGTGGAATCATCTGGGACTGTCGCCCTGGATCGGCATTCCCATCAGCATGGTCGCGGCCGGCGCGCTGGCGCTGATCGTCGGCTATCCCTGTTTCCGCTTCCGCATCACCGGCCACTATTTCGTGCTGGTGACGCTGGCGCTGTCGGGCATCGTGCTCCAGGTCATCACCGCGACGCGCGACTATACCGGCGGCTCGCTCGGCTACACGCCGAACCGAGCCTCCGGCAACAAGCTCTTGGCGCTGCAATTCGACGACAAGACCACCTGGTACCTGATCGCGCTCGCGGTCTGGCTGTTCGGCATCGTGGCCTGGCACTGGGTCGACCGCAGCATGGCGCGCTATGCGCTGGAGGCGATTTCGGAGGACGAGGACGCCGCCGCCGCCGCCGGTGTCAACGTCACCGCGGAGAAGCTCAAGATCACGCTGCTCAGCGCGCTGATGACGGCGCTCGCCGGCGCGATCTACTGCCAGTACCAGATGTTCATCACGCCCGACACGGTCAGCGGCATCGCGGTGTCGCTCCAGATGGTGTTCGCCGCCATCGTCGGCGGCCTGTTCGTCTCGCTCGGTCCGACCTTCGGCGCCATCATCACGATCCTGCTGGCCGAGACCCTGCGCATCGGCTTCGGCACCAAGGCGGTTGGCTGGGACAACCTCGTCTATGGCGTGCTGCTCGTGCTCTTCATCATATTCCTTCCCAAGGGTATCCTTGGTAGCTTGCTCGACCGATTGAAGCCCCAACGCAAGGTGCCCCGCGCTCATGAGCAAGAAGCCGTCCAAATCGCTCGCCCAGGAACTTGA
- a CDS encoding branched-chain amino acid ABC transporter permease, translating to MQAFLDIFDIYLLEAVINGILLGGVLALLALGLNLIFGVIDVTWICYAELVMIGMYAMYFMVQYYGVSYFVAAPLTILLVALLGAALHYLVIAPLLTAPPINQLLATGGVLFVLQSFATVAFGIDFRNLGIRLPVLAFGDMNFSYARLLSFLAALVGMVAVYLFMTRTFTGTAIRAISQDRQIMALMGVDTRRIYLITSAIGGGLAGLAACLLVLQYDVHPFVGLSFGPITFLICVLGGLGNFIGGFIAAFVFAEIISLGGLFSDLEWGYVLAFAFFIVMMFIRPAGLLARRR from the coding sequence ATGCAGGCGTTCCTCGATATTTTCGACATCTACCTGTTGGAGGCCGTGATCAACGGCATCCTGCTCGGCGGCGTGCTGGCGCTGCTCGCACTCGGGCTCAATTTGATCTTCGGCGTCATCGATGTGACCTGGATCTGTTATGCCGAGCTGGTGATGATCGGCATGTACGCCATGTATTTCATGGTGCAGTACTATGGCGTCAGCTATTTCGTCGCGGCACCGCTGACGATCCTGCTGGTCGCGCTGCTCGGTGCCGCGCTGCATTACCTCGTGATCGCGCCGCTGCTCACGGCGCCGCCGATCAACCAGCTGCTCGCGACCGGCGGCGTGCTGTTCGTGCTCCAGAGCTTTGCCACCGTCGCCTTCGGCATCGACTTCCGCAATCTCGGCATCCGCCTGCCGGTGCTCGCCTTCGGCGACATGAATTTCAGCTACGCACGACTGCTCTCGTTTCTCGCGGCGCTGGTCGGCATGGTCGCGGTCTATCTGTTCATGACGCGGACCTTCACCGGCACCGCGATCCGCGCCATCTCGCAGGACCGGCAGATCATGGCGCTGATGGGCGTCGACACCAGGCGCATCTATCTCATCACCTCCGCGATCGGCGGCGGGCTGGCCGGGCTCGCCGCCTGCCTCCTGGTGCTGCAATATGACGTGCATCCCTTCGTCGGCCTCTCGTTCGGGCCGATCACCTTCCTGATCTGCGTGCTCGGGGGCCTCGGCAATTTCATCGGCGGCTTCATCGCCGCCTTCGTGTTCGCCGAGATCATCTCGCTCGGCGGACTGTTCTCCGATCTCGAATGGGGTTATGTGCTCGCCTTCGCCTTCTTCATCGTCATGATGTTCATCCGGCCCGCGGGCCTGCTGGCGAGGCGCCGATGA